A window of Candidatus Saccharibacteria bacterium contains these coding sequences:
- the truB gene encoding tRNA pseudouridine(55) synthase TruB, protein MNITDVLPDGILLVDKPAGMTSFGVVARVRRQLGDHLAATTAAGQGTGKRPKVKVGHTGTLDPFATGLMILVVGKECRNAGTFSKLDKVYEATFRLGQTSSTGDPEGEITTVSDAEPTLEAVQLALGRFNGEIQQTPPAYSAIKINGQRAYKLARKGEVVEMPTRTVTIHTLSLLDYTYPEVTVRAHVSSGTYIRTLAEDVGQVLGTGAYCSQLRRTRIAQYDVASAIKI, encoded by the coding sequence ATGAATATCACTGATGTATTACCCGACGGTATCCTGCTGGTGGATAAGCCCGCTGGCATGACCAGTTTTGGCGTGGTGGCGCGCGTCCGGCGGCAGCTTGGCGACCATCTGGCGGCGACAACAGCGGCCGGACAGGGCACGGGGAAGCGGCCGAAGGTAAAAGTCGGCCACACCGGCACGCTTGATCCCTTTGCCACCGGCCTGATGATCCTGGTGGTGGGCAAGGAGTGCCGCAACGCCGGCACGTTCTCGAAGCTCGATAAGGTGTATGAGGCGACTTTCCGCCTGGGCCAGACCAGCTCGACCGGCGATCCGGAGGGCGAAATTACCACTGTCAGCGACGCCGAGCCGACACTCGAGGCCGTCCAACTGGCCCTTGGCAGGTTCAACGGCGAAATCCAACAGACGCCGCCGGCGTATTCGGCGATCAAGATCAACGGGCAGCGCGCCTATAAACTGGCCCGCAAAGGGGAAGTGGTCGAGATGCCGACCCGGACGGTCACCATCCACACGTTGTCATTGTTGGACTATACATACCCGGAAGTAACCGTCCGGGCGCATGTTTCCAGCGGTACGTACATCCGGACGCTGGCCGAGGATGTCGGGCAGGTACTGGGCACTGGTGCCTATTGCAGCCAGCTGCGCCGGACGCGCATCGCCCAGTATGATGTCGCCAGCGCCATAAAAATATAG
- a CDS encoding NUDIX hydrolase, protein MWRRVSSKEIIKHPRITLVEDEVELPSGQIVPYLTFGPSGGSVTIIAVRDGRVLLQREYSYPMNEVLWQFPGGGIEAGETPLQAAVRELREESGYVAEAYQPIGWYYPNNRRSADKMHVLVAEGATEAGILNADIEEDIASSWLTVQQVDTLIVQDEVTNFSLLAAWALLQSKRPDLWQ, encoded by the coding sequence GTGTGGAGACGTGTCTCATCTAAAGAAATTATCAAACATCCCCGGATCACTTTGGTTGAGGATGAAGTCGAGCTGCCCAGCGGCCAGATCGTCCCATACCTGACCTTCGGCCCCAGTGGAGGCTCTGTCACCATCATTGCGGTGCGGGACGGCAGGGTGCTCCTTCAACGGGAATATTCTTATCCTATGAATGAAGTGCTCTGGCAATTTCCCGGCGGCGGCATCGAAGCAGGGGAGACGCCTTTGCAAGCCGCTGTCCGCGAACTGCGCGAAGAATCCGGCTATGTGGCCGAGGCCTACCAGCCGATCGGCTGGTACTATCCCAACAACCGGCGCAGCGCCGATAAGATGCACGTCCTTGTGGCAGAGGGTGCCACCGAAGCGGGCATTCTCAACGCCGACATTGAAGAAGATATTGCCTCAAGCTGGCTGACGGTGCAACAGGTGGACACGTTGATTGTTCAGGACGAAGTGACGAACTTCTCGCTGCTGGCTGCCTGGGCACTGCTGCAGTCCAAGCGCCCTGATCTGTGGCAATAG
- a CDS encoding ATP-binding protein — MIEQAIYGYVQQQIANADAWIEGWTKDVNGKALPSRFMMVKMRQYSADYMTGKNTRRWVIIPGLRGVGKSTLLAQYYKHVQDTYGTDVNLLRISLHDVVNVMGGTLKQAIEQYELIIGGSLERLEKPTFLFLDEVQEDENWGKILFSLHERTRKLFIVCSGSSAIYLKKDANMVRRAHFEPLYPLNYCEYQMLRFNVMPEVGLKNSLKEAVFLSRDASQAHRRLIRLLPSIRAYQAKIDVSTFTHFMYTGSLPFLINETNPAQVYNDIISLIERIINEDLAKGYNFDSTSLNAVKPLLFMLADGDVISRSKLAAALSQYGIKDPRLVGQLLDALVRTELLIEVPSRGTVTIAVSKPKKYLFMSPAIRATFHQIAGLAATDETRKGRLLEDLVGLYMYREFTTRRLADFTYNAGEGHADFMLQTKAGARIAIEVGLGRKTSKQVANTMRDVKCDYGIVLSATSLRVDKTSNILFLPLSIFYMV; from the coding sequence ATGATAGAACAAGCAATATATGGTTATGTTCAGCAACAAATTGCGAATGCAGATGCCTGGATAGAGGGATGGACAAAAGATGTTAATGGCAAAGCACTCCCTTCGCGTTTCATGATGGTAAAAATGCGCCAGTATTCCGCAGACTATATGACGGGCAAGAATACTAGACGCTGGGTTATCATACCTGGATTAAGAGGCGTTGGTAAAAGTACGCTATTGGCTCAGTACTACAAGCATGTTCAAGATACGTATGGGACAGATGTAAATTTATTAAGAATAAGCTTGCATGACGTGGTTAATGTAATGGGAGGAACACTGAAGCAAGCCATAGAGCAGTACGAACTAATTATTGGCGGTAGCTTAGAGCGCTTAGAAAAGCCAACTTTTTTGTTCTTGGATGAAGTGCAAGAGGATGAAAACTGGGGTAAGATACTTTTCTCTTTGCACGAACGTACCCGTAAACTATTCATAGTTTGCAGTGGTTCCTCGGCAATCTATCTGAAGAAAGACGCCAATATGGTGCGTCGTGCACATTTTGAGCCTCTTTATCCATTAAACTACTGCGAGTATCAAATGTTGCGGTTCAACGTTATGCCAGAAGTGGGCCTTAAAAATTCACTTAAAGAAGCGGTCTTCCTCAGTCGTGACGCCAGCCAGGCACATAGAAGGCTGATTCGATTGTTGCCGTCAATCAGAGCGTATCAGGCTAAAATTGATGTCTCGACATTTACACATTTTATGTACACAGGGTCGTTACCCTTTTTAATCAATGAGACAAATCCGGCACAAGTATATAACGATATTATTTCGCTAATCGAAAGAATAATTAATGAAGATCTGGCCAAAGGGTACAACTTTGATAGTACATCGCTTAACGCAGTGAAGCCGCTGCTCTTTATGCTTGCTGACGGCGATGTGATTAGCCGATCAAAGCTGGCAGCTGCGCTCTCGCAGTATGGTATAAAAGATCCCCGTTTAGTCGGTCAGCTGCTAGATGCTCTTGTGAGGACGGAACTATTGATAGAAGTGCCGTCAAGGGGTACGGTGACGATTGCAGTGTCAAAGCCTAAAAAGTATCTATTCATGAGTCCGGCGATACGCGCTACTTTTCATCAAATTGCCGGCCTCGCTGCAACAGATGAGACGCGAAAAGGGCGGTTGCTTGAAGATTTGGTGGGGCTGTACATGTACCGCGAATTCACTACTCGACGCTTGGCTGACTTCACCTATAATGCAGGTGAAGGGCATGCAGATTTCATGCTTCAAACAAAAGCGGGCGCAAGGATCGCAATTGAAGTGGGGTTGGGCCGCAAAACATCCAAACAGGTTGCAAATACGATGAGAGATGTGAAATGTGATTATGGGATAGTCTTGAGCGCTACCTCATTGCGTGTAGATAAGACTTCAAATATTCTATTCTTGCCCCTGTCAATTTTTTATATGGTATAA
- the rpsO gene encoding 30S ribosomal protein S15 translates to MITSEAKNQVITDNQTHKTDVGSPQVQVAILTARIKEVTEHLKANKHDFMARRGLLQMVGRRKKLLRYLESKDFEAYAALISKLGLRK, encoded by the coding sequence ATGATTACAAGTGAAGCAAAGAACCAGGTTATCACTGATAACCAGACCCACAAGACTGATGTCGGTTCGCCGCAGGTGCAGGTAGCTATTCTGACCGCCCGCATCAAAGAGGTGACTGAGCACCTCAAGGCCAACAAGCACGACTTCATGGCTCGCCGCGGTCTGCTCCAGATGGTCGGCCGCCGCAAGAAGCTGCTGCGCTACCTCGAGAGCAAAGACTTCGAAGCCTACGCTGCCCTTATCAGTAAGCTTGGTCTGCGCAAGTAA